The Coleofasciculaceae cyanobacterium genome includes a window with the following:
- the lipA gene encoding lipoyl synthase gives MEQEGVVVKPDWLRVKAPQFERVGSVKEILRDLSLNTVCEEASCPNIGECFAVGTATFLIMGPACTRACPYCDIDFEKKPQALDPNEPLQLAEAVRRLKLNHVVITSVNRDDLPDEGASQFVRCIEEVRKVSPQTTIELLIPDLCGNWDSLEIILAAQPDVLNHNTETIPRLYKRVRPQGNYQRSLELLQRSRRFAPWVYTKSGIMVGLGETDAEVREVIQGLRDVDCDILTIGQYLQPSQKHLGVKDFVTPQQFQAWQEFGESIGFLQVVSSPLTRSSYHAEQVRALMQLYPRQKPNIATV, from the coding sequence TTGGAGCAAGAGGGAGTGGTAGTCAAGCCAGACTGGTTAAGGGTTAAAGCACCGCAATTTGAACGAGTGGGTAGCGTTAAGGAGATATTGCGCGATTTATCGTTAAATACCGTCTGCGAAGAAGCTTCTTGCCCTAATATTGGGGAATGCTTTGCTGTAGGTACAGCTACCTTTCTAATTATGGGGCCAGCCTGTACTCGCGCCTGTCCTTATTGTGATATTGACTTTGAGAAAAAACCCCAGGCTCTCGATCCAAACGAGCCGTTGCAGCTAGCCGAAGCAGTACGCCGTCTTAAGCTTAATCATGTAGTAATTACTTCGGTAAATCGCGACGATCTACCAGACGAGGGGGCATCTCAGTTTGTACGCTGTATTGAAGAGGTGCGTAAAGTTTCCCCGCAAACCACGATTGAGTTACTCATTCCCGATCTGTGTGGCAATTGGGATAGCTTAGAAATTATCTTGGCTGCTCAACCAGATGTCTTAAATCACAATACCGAAACTATTCCTCGACTATATAAAAGAGTACGTCCTCAAGGGAATTATCAGCGATCGCTCGAACTTTTACAACGTTCCCGCAGATTTGCGCCTTGGGTATATACCAAATCTGGCATCATGGTTGGTTTGGGTGAAACCGACGCAGAAGTAAGAGAAGTTATCCAGGGTTTACGAGATGTTGACTGCGATATTTTGACTATTGGACAATATCTTCAACCTTCTCAAAAACATTTAGGAGTCAAAGATTTTGTGACCCCTCAACAGTTTCAAGCTTGGCAAGAATTTGGCGAGTCGATTGGTTTCTTGCAGGTAGTCTCTAGTCCATTAACCCGAAGTTCTTATCATGCTGAACAAGTTAGAGCATTGATGCAGCTTTATCCACGTCAAAAACCTAACATTGCTACCGTATAA
- the ruvC gene encoding crossover junction endodeoxyribonuclease RuvC translates to MLNRNGLAIERAYDFKINRILPEMEIKILGLDPGIAILGFGTIICHTSGKVDTIDLVKLEDFGVIETAAKTPFGDRLCTIYDDLHTLIDEINPDLVAVEKLFFYRMSHTITVAQARGVLMLVLSQARLPYVEFTPPEIKKALTGYGNADKLEVQSAVARELALDFIPRPDDAADALAIALTAWFHQST, encoded by the coding sequence GTGCTGAACCGCAACGGACTGGCTATTGAAAGAGCTTATGATTTTAAGATTAATCGTATCCTGCCAGAAATGGAAATTAAAATTTTAGGATTAGACCCAGGAATAGCCATATTAGGTTTCGGCACTATTATCTGTCATACCTCAGGTAAAGTCGATACGATTGATTTAGTTAAGCTTGAAGACTTTGGAGTAATTGAAACTGCTGCCAAAACTCCTTTTGGCGATCGCCTTTGTACGATCTATGACGATCTACATACGTTAATTGACGAAATCAATCCCGATTTAGTAGCGGTAGAAAAACTATTCTTTTATCGCATGAGTCACACAATTACCGTAGCTCAAGCAAGAGGTGTTTTGATGTTAGTTTTAAGTCAGGCTCGTCTTCCCTATGTAGAATTTACACCGCCAGAAATTAAAAAGGCATTAACGGGCTACGGTAATGCCGACAAACTGGAAGTTCAATCAGCTGTAGCGCGAGAACTGGCTTTAGACTTTATTCCTCGTCCTGATGATGCTGCCGATGCTTTAGCGATCGCCTTAACTGCCTGGTTTCATCAAAGTACTTAA
- a CDS encoding c-type cytochrome, with translation MDNQLVQSRVWLNRLLLIIMAVMLIVGFSILGIYWQKTSDPYAYDVLSLEGDTQKGLAMFQINCAGCHNLRADKNVGPRLEDITKRKSQRDIITQVTSGRTPPMPKFQPSKQEMADLLSYLSQL, from the coding sequence GTGGATAACCAGTTAGTCCAATCTCGTGTTTGGCTAAACCGTCTTTTATTAATCATCATGGCTGTAATGCTTATTGTCGGATTTAGTATTCTGGGTATCTATTGGCAAAAAACTTCAGACCCCTATGCTTACGATGTGTTGTCCTTGGAGGGAGATACTCAAAAAGGTTTAGCTATGTTTCAAATAAATTGTGCGGGATGCCACAATTTGCGAGCAGATAAAAATGTTGGTCCGAGATTAGAAGATATTACTAAACGTAAATCTCAGCGAGACATTATTACCCAGGTAACTAGTGGCAGAACACCCCCAATGCCCAAATTTCAGCCCAGCAAGCAAGAGATGGCAGATTTACTAAGTTATTTAAGTCAGCTTTAA
- the sigC gene encoding RNA polymerase sigma factor SigC, giving the protein MLANSSYVEIEGDNSSPDTDINLDSEANYDKDILDKLPEELVELDLDSADPDIISRRGSRTTTDLVRLYLQEIGRVPLLERDEEVSEAQKVQRHINILERRVEAAEAGNVILQEFIKLVDVHDRLVTQLSHRPSIKRWSMAVGMEIPVLKTKLAEGKQAWAQAMGCDAKELDKIQKNGIRAKEHMIKANLRLVVSVAKKYQNRGLELLDLIQEGTLGLERAVEKFDPTKGYRFSTYAYWWIRQGITRAIATQSRTIRLPVHITEKLNKIKKAQRKISQEKGRTPKIEDLAQELDMTAAQIREVLLRVPRSVSLEIKVGKEKDTELGDLLETESASPEETLMRESLQKDLHYLLSELTSREREVIQMRFGFGGEKPFSLAEIGRCLELSRERVRQIEAKALQKLRQPRRRNLIRDYLESLS; this is encoded by the coding sequence ATGCTTGCTAATTCTTCATACGTTGAAATCGAAGGAGACAATTCTTCACCTGACACTGATATTAATTTGGATTCAGAAGCTAACTATGATAAAGATATTCTTGATAAGTTGCCAGAAGAGCTTGTCGAACTAGATTTAGATAGTGCAGATCCAGATATTATTTCTCGCAGAGGCAGCCGGACTACTACCGATTTAGTCAGATTATATCTACAGGAAATTGGCAGAGTTCCTCTACTAGAAAGAGATGAAGAAGTTTCAGAAGCACAAAAAGTTCAACGCCACATCAATATTTTAGAACGACGTGTTGAAGCTGCCGAAGCTGGTAACGTAATTCTGCAAGAATTTATTAAGTTGGTTGATGTACACGATCGCCTCGTAACTCAACTTAGTCATCGTCCTTCGATCAAAAGATGGTCGATGGCGGTGGGTATGGAAATTCCTGTTTTAAAAACCAAATTAGCCGAAGGTAAACAAGCTTGGGCCCAAGCCATGGGCTGCGATGCCAAAGAATTGGACAAAATCCAAAAAAATGGCATCCGCGCTAAAGAACACATGATTAAAGCGAATTTACGCCTAGTGGTTTCTGTTGCCAAGAAATATCAAAATCGTGGTTTAGAATTACTCGATCTGATTCAAGAGGGAACTCTCGGCTTAGAAAGAGCAGTCGAAAAGTTCGATCCCACCAAAGGTTACCGTTTTAGTACTTATGCTTACTGGTGGATTCGCCAGGGAATCACTAGAGCGATCGCTACTCAAAGCAGAACGATTCGCCTCCCTGTTCATATTACGGAAAAGCTTAACAAAATTAAAAAAGCTCAGCGCAAAATTTCTCAAGAAAAAGGACGTACTCCCAAAATTGAGGATCTTGCTCAAGAGCTAGATATGACTGCTGCTCAAATTCGCGAAGTCCTGTTGCGCGTACCTCGTTCCGTTTCTTTAGAAATCAAAGTCGGTAAAGAGAAAGACACTGAGTTAGGCGATTTACTCGAAACTGAAAGCGCTTCTCCAGAAGAAACCTTAATGCGGGAATCTTTACAGAAAGACCTGCATTATTTGCTATCAGAATTAACCAGTCGCGAACGGGAAGTAATTCAGATGCGCTTTGGTTTTGGTGGCGAAAAACCATTTTCTCTGGCGGAAATTGGTCGCTGCTTAGAACTATCTCGTGAACGAGTACGCCAAATTGAAGCCAAAGCTTTACAAAAACTACGTCAACCCCGACGCAGAAACCTAATTAGAGATTATCTAGAGTCGCTAAGTTAA
- a CDS encoding tetratricopeptide repeat protein: MWNSNRIAQTSTEAEINRLNNIENHLFYNQECDPQILFSLYQQVWQQQEIIATGSKAEHELLKSGLVVLYQHKIRLDPALDRDSFNDSWIENQLMRLRPYSKIRLKLFDLDLKASLPYKVLTEVNAWTDGHPFLSQKIYQIIRDRQSFIPRNQEVAKISQLVHLYIIDDWEKGIAATHLRQLKSQMLAYSGSSEYLLLSYQAIWHSQSTFFDQTPEQEYLLRIGLIKLKKDRVQIANRIYRDVFNHVWLKNQLIQSDSLINHNENNNSANLFLQQISNDVRSNFSRLAKIITCLLVIAAIAGGSFYLIAKYFQFQQLDRAKDLLNQKKYAAAITAYDRLLQTDRGQSHQLWINRGSAWSGLKQYDQMLQSCSTATLIKPKASMGWNCRGEALYYLDRLEAARKAFEQAIAINPNQATFWLNQSQVLARLQQHSQAIAASERAIKLLLKSPSEATDRRNLAIAFNQKGQSWLKLNQNQPALSAFEQSLEYSPDYLSGLQGQAIAQYRLGHYTEAITAFAEILQHDNLTQEQQAINWLYKGISLCETPEASAAPQAFKQVLKLTTDRQAKAIAQAGCGIR, encoded by the coding sequence CTACTGGAAGCAAGGCAGAACATGAGTTACTCAAAAGCGGGTTAGTAGTTCTATACCAGCATAAAATTAGGTTAGATCCAGCTCTCGATCGCGATAGTTTCAACGATAGTTGGATTGAAAACCAACTCATGCGTTTACGCCCCTATAGCAAGATCAGACTTAAATTGTTTGATTTAGATCTTAAAGCTAGTCTTCCCTATAAAGTTTTAACCGAGGTAAACGCCTGGACGGATGGACACCCTTTCTTAAGCCAAAAAATCTATCAAATTATTCGCGATCGCCAATCTTTTATTCCTCGAAATCAAGAAGTAGCTAAAATTTCCCAGTTAGTCCATCTATATATTATTGATGACTGGGAAAAGGGGATAGCTGCAACACATCTTCGACAATTAAAGTCTCAAATGCTGGCTTATTCTGGTTCGAGCGAATATTTATTGCTTAGTTATCAAGCAATTTGGCACAGTCAGTCTACTTTTTTCGACCAAACACCAGAACAAGAATATTTACTGAGAATTGGTCTGATAAAGTTAAAGAAAGATCGAGTCCAAATAGCTAACCGCATCTACCGCGATGTTTTTAATCATGTCTGGCTAAAAAATCAACTGATTCAAAGTGACAGCTTAATCAATCACAATGAGAACAACAATTCTGCTAACTTATTTCTCCAACAAATTTCTAATGATGTGAGATCAAATTTTTCTAGATTAGCCAAAATTATCACTTGCCTACTGGTCATCGCGGCGATCGCTGGGGGAAGTTTTTATTTAATAGCTAAATATTTTCAGTTTCAGCAGTTAGATCGAGCTAAAGATTTGCTGAACCAAAAAAAATATGCCGCCGCAATTACCGCTTATGACCGACTATTACAAACCGACAGAGGTCAGTCCCATCAGCTGTGGATTAATCGCGGATCTGCCTGGTCAGGATTAAAGCAGTACGATCAAATGTTGCAATCGTGTTCTACGGCCACTTTAATTAAACCCAAAGCCTCCATGGGTTGGAATTGTCGTGGAGAAGCACTATATTACTTGGATCGTCTTGAAGCTGCCCGAAAAGCTTTTGAGCAAGCGATCGCGATTAATCCTAACCAGGCAACTTTTTGGCTCAACCAAAGCCAAGTTTTAGCTCGTCTACAACAGCACTCTCAGGCAATAGCTGCCAGTGAGCGAGCAATTAAATTACTCCTAAAATCGCCATCCGAAGCAACTGATCGCCGTAATTTAGCGATCGCTTTTAACCAAAAAGGACAAAGCTGGTTAAAGCTAAATCAGAATCAACCAGCGCTATCGGCTTTTGAGCAGTCTCTAGAATATTCACCAGACTACTTATCAGGCCTACAGGGTCAAGCAATTGCACAATATAGATTGGGTCATTATACCGAAGCAATTACAGCTTTTGCCGAGATTTTACAGCATGACAATTTGACGCAAGAGCAACAGGCAATTAACTGGCTGTACAAGGGGATTAGCCTCTGTGAAACTCCTGAAGCTTCGGCTGCGCCACAGGCTTTTAAACAAGTTTTAAAGTTGACTACAGATCGTCAAGCAAAAGCGATCGCGCAAGCTGGCTGCGGTATTCGCTAA
- a CDS encoding family 10 glycosylhydrolase, with product MSEIRGIWIANRPHSQVLESQDNIVEAMDFLQSYGFNVIFPVVWNRGYTLYPSQAMDRYKLPVIDPYYEQQQRNPLSEIITAAHQRQIKVIPWLEYGFAASHLLSGGHILKQYPHWQAIDKNGAKVRHGGLTWMNAFQPQVQQFMLEIITEIVSIYSVDGIQGCDRLPALPVTAGYDSDTTRQYQSVFGKLPPKNHHDKQWIQWRADLLTNFLAKMYREVKAIKPQAIVSLSPAVYPFCLNNLLQDAKAWVEQGLVDIIHPQIYRPSFSGYNQEVKQLIKTFDRNSLSKFAPGIAFTANGKDVTTKDLIKCIKTNRDRHLSGQVFFHYEGLRKNNDAVAIALFKSADYDRVATLPPYFEREAENNL from the coding sequence ATGTCAGAAATACGCGGGATTTGGATCGCTAATCGTCCTCACAGCCAGGTATTAGAGTCACAAGATAACATTGTTGAGGCAATGGATTTTTTGCAGTCTTACGGCTTTAACGTAATCTTTCCTGTGGTATGGAATCGAGGTTATACACTCTATCCTAGTCAGGCGATGGATCGATATAAGTTACCTGTCATCGATCCCTATTACGAGCAACAGCAGCGCAATCCTTTATCAGAAATTATTACCGCAGCACACCAGCGTCAGATTAAAGTTATTCCCTGGTTGGAATATGGCTTTGCTGCTTCCCATCTCCTCAGCGGAGGACATATTTTAAAACAATATCCCCATTGGCAAGCAATAGACAAAAACGGCGCAAAAGTGAGACATGGTGGCTTAACCTGGATGAATGCTTTTCAGCCTCAAGTACAGCAGTTTATGCTAGAAATAATTACTGAGATTGTCAGTATATATAGTGTAGATGGAATCCAAGGTTGCGATCGCCTTCCCGCCCTCCCCGTTACCGCAGGATATGATAGCGATACTACCCGTCAATATCAATCCGTCTTTGGCAAACTTCCTCCTAAAAACCATCATGACAAGCAGTGGATACAGTGGCGCGCCGATTTATTAACCAACTTTTTAGCCAAAATGTATCGAGAGGTGAAAGCAATTAAACCCCAGGCAATTGTTTCTTTATCTCCTGCGGTATATCCTTTCTGTTTAAATAACCTGCTGCAAGATGCCAAAGCTTGGGTAGAACAAGGCTTAGTCGATATTATCCATCCGCAAATTTATCGTCCTAGTTTCTCTGGCTATAACCAAGAAGTAAAGCAGCTAATTAAAACTTTCGATCGCAATTCATTATCTAAGTTTGCCCCTGGAATTGCCTTTACCGCTAACGGTAAAGATGTAACTACTAAAGACTTGATTAAGTGTATTAAAACTAATCGCGATCGCCATTTATCTGGACAGGTTTTTTTCCATTATGAAGGGTTGCGAAAAAATAATGATGCAGTTGCGATCGCACTATTTAAATCCGCTGATTACGATCGAGTAGCAACTTTACCACCATACTTCGAGCGAGAAGCTGAAAATAATTTATAA
- a CDS encoding PIN domain-containing protein, which translates to MTYLLNTCSLSDYIKGDINTMGRLKQENPYNIFVSSITRFEIEYGLKLKPSLSQKITPQLTAIYQKIKTIDFSIAEANIAAKIRSELKQAGSPIGYYDLLIAATALANNLIVVTSNIKEFSKIENLSVENWR; encoded by the coding sequence ATGACTTATTTGTTAAATACTTGTAGTCTTTCAGATTATATAAAAGGTGACATCAACACTATGGGAAGACTTAAGCAAGAGAACCCCTATAATATTTTTGTCTCATCCATTACCAGATTTGAAATTGAGTATGGGTTAAAACTAAAACCCAGCTTGAGCCAAAAAATTACTCCTCAATTGACAGCTATTTATCAAAAAATTAAAACTATTGATTTTTCTATTGCAGAAGCTAATATAGCAGCAAAAATTAGAAGCGAACTAAAACAAGCTGGTAGTCCGATTGGCTATTATGATCTCTTAATTGCTGCAACAGCACTGGCAAACAATCTAATTGTAGTAACAAGTAATATTAAAGAGTTTTCTAAAATTGAAAATTTATCAGTAGAAAATTGGCGGTAA
- a CDS encoding Uma2 family endonuclease — protein sequence MLLEVKRIIVPPGQTVMLDGVSWAEFESILEDLGENRGFRIAYDRGQLEIMTPLPEHQVNKEYISDFVKILLEELDIEFCPLGSTTFKNPLMFKGIEPDSCFYIQNEAVVRGKNRLDLTVDPPPDLALEIDITNRSHPEIYQSLGVPELWQYKRSKLQILLLLDGKYVESNQSSIFANFSLIEVIPQYLNQCRIEGRNKGIKAFRSWVKKQL from the coding sequence ATGTTGCTAGAAGTAAAAAGAATTATAGTTCCGCCAGGACAAACAGTAATGTTAGATGGTGTTAGCTGGGCTGAATTTGAGTCTATTTTAGAAGATTTGGGCGAAAATCGCGGTTTTAGAATAGCTTATGACCGAGGACAATTAGAAATTATGACCCCTCTACCAGAACACCAAGTTAATAAAGAATATATTAGTGACTTTGTAAAAATTCTTTTAGAAGAACTAGATATTGAATTTTGTCCCTTGGGTTCTACTACTTTTAAAAATCCGTTAATGTTCAAAGGGATTGAACCTGATAGTTGTTTTTACATTCAAAATGAAGCCGTAGTTAGAGGTAAAAATCGCTTAGATTTAACTGTCGATCCGCCACCAGATTTAGCTTTAGAAATAGATATTACTAATCGTTCTCATCCAGAGATTTATCAGTCTTTAGGTGTCCCAGAATTATGGCAATATAAACGGAGTAAGTTACAAATTTTACTATTATTAGATGGTAAATATGTAGAGTCAAATCAAAGTAGTATTTTTGCCAATTTTTCTTTAATTGAAGTAATTCCTCAATATTTGAATCAATGTCGAATCGAAGGCAGAAATAAGGGGATAAAAGCTTTTCGCAGTTGGGTGAAAAAGCAATTATAA
- the tsaE gene encoding tRNA (adenosine(37)-N6)-threonylcarbamoyltransferase complex ATPase subunit type 1 TsaE, with product MPTILLPTLQDTRHLGYLLGKHLLPGHTIFLLGNLGAGKTTLVQGIGQGLDISESIVSPTFTLINEYLDGRIPLYHLDLYRLEPSQVDSIYPEIYWSGIEVEPGITAIEWSQRLSIRPSSYLEIELTATAPFPQRQARLQVYGINTYDLKFIQSFRQIT from the coding sequence ATGCCTACAATACTTTTGCCTACTCTCCAAGATACTCGGCATCTTGGTTATCTGCTAGGTAAACATCTTCTTCCTGGTCATACTATTTTCCTCTTGGGTAATTTAGGAGCAGGCAAAACCACTTTAGTTCAAGGAATTGGTCAAGGTCTTGATATTAGCGAGTCGATAGTTAGTCCTACTTTTACGCTAATCAACGAATATTTAGATGGTCGTATACCCTTGTATCACTTAGATTTGTATCGCCTGGAGCCGAGTCAGGTTGATAGTATCTATCCCGAAATCTATTGGTCGGGTATTGAAGTCGAGCCTGGTATCACGGCGATCGAATGGTCGCAACGCTTATCTATTCGACCGTCTAGCTATTTAGAAATTGAGCTTACTGCTACTGCACCATTCCCGCAAAGACAAGCCCGCCTTCAGGTTTACGGCATAAATACTTACGATCTAAAGTTTATCCAAAGTTTTCGCCAGATTACCTAA
- a CDS encoding ribbon-helix-helix protein, CopG family, giving the protein MNFSIYLNDDLGKKLQAISEREEVSRNHLINEAIARLIEEREATNWGEEVLNWQGCPEFEISSEDNLLQPKEDIF; this is encoded by the coding sequence ATGAATTTTAGTATTTACCTTAACGATGATTTAGGAAAAAAATTGCAGGCGATTTCTGAACGAGAAGAGGTATCACGTAACCATTTGATCAATGAAGCCATAGCTCGATTAATCGAAGAGCGTGAAGCAACGAATTGGGGAGAAGAAGTCTTAAATTGGCAAGGTTGTCCAGAGTTTGAAATTAGCAGCGAAGATAATCTACTCCAACCAAAGGAAGACATTTTTTAA
- a CDS encoding gluconeogenesis factor YvcK family protein, which yields MKNSSFSRKKNLGHRTRLFKWLSPGLFIKRWLLLSASGFVLAAIGTAIWSKLTPIYRLLSFTSEFLEFLTTVVPSYVSGPIVLIAGIFLVFWGQSRTMGSITDVLGVDKDKRLVDMLLDRRRLNRGPKIVVVGGGTGLSTLLRGLKEYSSNITAIVTVADDGGSSGRLRREIGVLPPGDIRNCLAALADEEELLTELFQYRFKAGDGLVGHSFGNLFLTVMSEITGDLEQAATASSKVLAISGKVLPSTLSDVSLWAEMEDGRIIEGESNIPEAKGRIKSIGCIPANPPALPTAVKAIEEAEYIIIGPGSLYTSIIPNLLVPDIRDAIANANIPRIYVCNIMTQPGETEGYSVGDHIREIDRISKRKLFDAVLVHRKLPSPVSLQRYALENSHPVDLDRQEIAKLNRRIVTANVMEEDLSQGHVRHNSDQLARVLLRWYSGKWQPKI from the coding sequence ATGAAAAATTCATCTTTTTCGCGCAAAAAAAATCTTGGTCACAGAACTCGATTATTCAAGTGGTTGTCTCCAGGACTATTTATTAAACGATGGCTACTCTTAAGTGCTAGCGGTTTTGTTTTGGCAGCTATTGGGACTGCCATTTGGAGCAAGCTTACGCCGATTTATCGTTTGCTATCCTTTACTTCAGAGTTTTTAGAATTTTTAACTACCGTCGTTCCTAGCTATGTTTCTGGACCAATTGTTTTAATCGCGGGAATATTTCTGGTTTTTTGGGGACAATCTCGCACGATGGGTTCGATCACTGATGTTTTGGGAGTAGACAAAGATAAAAGACTGGTCGATATGCTGCTAGACCGTCGTCGTCTGAATCGTGGTCCGAAGATTGTTGTTGTTGGCGGTGGAACTGGGCTATCTACCCTTTTAAGAGGTTTAAAAGAATATAGCAGCAACATTACGGCTATTGTTACCGTAGCCGACGATGGAGGGTCTTCTGGAAGGCTAAGAAGAGAAATAGGAGTATTACCTCCTGGAGACATTCGCAACTGCCTAGCAGCTTTAGCCGACGAGGAGGAATTGCTGACTGAATTATTTCAATATCGCTTCAAAGCAGGAGATGGTTTAGTTGGGCATAGTTTTGGCAATTTATTTCTTACCGTGATGAGCGAGATTACTGGAGATTTAGAACAGGCAGCAACTGCTAGCTCAAAAGTTTTAGCCATTAGCGGGAAAGTTTTACCTTCTACCTTAAGCGACGTTAGTTTGTGGGCAGAAATGGAAGACGGAAGAATAATTGAAGGAGAATCAAATATTCCTGAAGCCAAAGGCAGAATTAAAAGCATTGGCTGTATTCCCGCAAATCCTCCTGCACTCCCCACAGCAGTAAAAGCAATCGAAGAAGCAGAATATATTATTATTGGTCCAGGCAGTCTTTATACCAGTATTATTCCTAATTTATTAGTACCTGATATCAGAGATGCGATCGCTAATGCTAATATTCCTCGCATTTATGTTTGTAATATTATGACTCAGCCTGGAGAAACAGAAGGTTATAGCGTTGGGGATCATATTCGCGAAATAGACCGCATCAGCAAAAGAAAATTGTTTGATGCTGTTTTAGTACATCGTAAACTTCCTAGTCCTGTATCATTACAGCGCTATGCTTTAGAAAATTCTCATCCAGTTGATTTAGATCGCCAAGAGATCGCTAAATTAAACAGAAGAATAGTTACGGCAAACGTGATGGAAGAAGATTTATCACAAGGTCACGTACGCCACAACTCCGATCAGCTAGCCAGAGTTCTACTGCGATGGTACAGTGGCAAGTGGCAGCCTAAGATTTAA
- the petG gene encoding cytochrome b6-f complex subunit PetG yields MIEPLLLGIVLGLIFITLAGLFFAAYMQYKRGNQLGID; encoded by the coding sequence GTGATAGAACCTTTACTTTTGGGTATTGTTTTAGGTCTAATTTTTATTACCTTGGCAGGACTGTTTTTCGCTGCCTATATGCAATACAAGCGCGGTAATCAGTTAGGTATTGACTAA